A single genomic interval of Lathyrus oleraceus cultivar Zhongwan6 chromosome 7, CAAS_Psat_ZW6_1.0, whole genome shotgun sequence harbors:
- the LOC127100671 gene encoding (3S,6E)-nerolidol synthase 1 isoform X1: protein MAFSLHCLQNISPNKRSTILAIKVYVPMHASCSFHNKTNFTLSFNQTHISKTVKAKEALHIRHAKALGEVKRLFVSKNTDERLSMVDSIQRLGIEYLFEGEIEATLQRNHMMLRFQNIQGLSQVAFQFRMLRQQGYYIRPDIFNIFWDNKGKLKDTFCKDINDLVSLFEASQLSIEGEDYLDSAGQFCRKYLNEWSSTFHNHAQVNFVTHTLMCPTHKTLSRFTPTIIQSQNVSSLQQLSIIDTQIVSSLHLKEIFAVSKWWKDLGLSKDLEFARDEPIKWYMWTMACLPDPRFSDERIELTKPLSLIYIIDDLFDIYGNVDQLTLFTEAVKRWDLAGIEQLPDCMKVCFKALYDTTNEFALRTHLKTGWNPISSLIKSWIKLLNAYLEEAKWFASGHVPTSEEYLKNAIVSTGVHVILVHAFFYMGQDISDKTFSIIDDFPTIISTTATILRLCDDLEGDKDDNCDGNDGSYSKCYMKDNPGVSIGQTREHMRKQISDAWKQLNKECLNTNELPSSFTKLCLNAARMVPIMYSYDGNTPSKLQEYVKSLLYDDCGYLQMLI, encoded by the exons ATGGCTTTTTCTCTCCATTGTCTTCAAAATATTTCTCCAAACAAAAGGTCAACTATTCTGGCTATCAAGGTATATGTACCCATGCATGCCTCTTGTAGTTTCCACAATAAAACCAATTTTACTCTTTCCTTTAACCAAACTCATATTTCTAAAACTGTAAAAGCCAAG GAAGCTCTTCATATAAGACATGCTAAAGCATTGGGTGAAGTTAAACGTTTATTTGTTAGCAAAAATACAGATGAACGTTTATCTATGGTGGACTCAATCCAAAGATTAGGCATTGAATACCTCTTTGAAGGTGAAATTGAAGCAACTCTTCAAAGGAATCATATGATGCTCAGATTCCAGAATATCCAAGGACTCTCACAAGTTGCATTCCAATTTCGCATGTTAAGACAACAAGGGTACTACATCCGACCGG ACATATTCAACATTTTCTGGGACAACAAAGGCAAACTCAAGGATACGTTTTGTAAGGATATAAATGATTTAGTTTCACTGTTTGAAGCCTCACAATTAAGCATAGAAGGAGAAGATTATCTTGACAGTGCAGGACAGTTCTGCCGCAAGTATCTTAATGAGTGGTCTTCGACGTTTCATAACCATGCTCAAGTCAATTTTGTAACACATACATTGATGTGTCCTACTCATAAAACTTTGTCAAGATTCACACCGACAATTATTCAATCACAAAATGTTTCCTCTTTACAACAGCTTTCCATAATTGACACTCAAATAGTTTCCTCTTTACATCTCAAGGAAATTTTCGCAGTTTCCAA ATGGTGGAAAGACTTAGGTTTGTCAAAGGACTTGGAATTTGCTAGAGATGAACCGATTAAGTGGTACATGTGGACTATGGCGTGTCTTCCAGATCCACGTTTTTCGGACGAAAGGATTGAGCTCACAAAGCCTCTGTCTCTAATCTACATCATTGATGATTTATTTGATATATATGGAAATGTTGATCAGCTCACTCTCTTTACAGAAGCTGTTAAGAG ATGGGATTTGGCAGGCATTGAACAATTACCAGACTGCATGAAAGTATGTTTTAAGGCTCTCTATGACACAACCAATGAATTTGCACTTAGGACACATCTCAAAACTGGATGGAATCCTATAAGTTCATTGATAAAATCG TGGATAAAACTTTTGAATGCATATCTGGAAGAAGCAAAATGGTTTGCTTCCGGGCATGTTCCAACCTCAGAGGAGTACTTGAAGAATGCAATAGTGAGCACCGGTGTGCATGTGATCCTTGTTCATGCTTTCTTTTACATGGGCCAAGATATATCGGACAAAACCTTTTCTATAATCGACGACTTCCCAACCATCATATCTACAACCGCGACAATTCTAAGGCTGTGTGATGATCTCGAAGGCGACAAG GATGATAATTGTGATGGTAACGATGGATCATACTCAAAGTGTTACATGAAGGATAACCCAGGAGTTAGTATTGGACAAACAAGAGAACATATGAGGAAACAAATTTCAGATGCATGGAAACAACTCAACAAAGAATGTTTGAACACAAACGAGTTACCTTCATCTTTTACTAAACTTTGTCTGAATGCTGCAAGGATGGTACCTATAATGTATAGTTATGATGGCAATACTCCTTCAAAGCTACAGGAGTATGTGAAATCATTGCTTTATGATGATTGTGGCTACTTACAAATGTTAATATAG
- the LOC127100671 gene encoding (3S,6E)-nerolidol synthase 1 isoform X2, translating into MAFSLHCLQNISPNKRSTILAIKEALHIRHAKALGEVKRLFVSKNTDERLSMVDSIQRLGIEYLFEGEIEATLQRNHMMLRFQNIQGLSQVAFQFRMLRQQGYYIRPDIFNIFWDNKGKLKDTFCKDINDLVSLFEASQLSIEGEDYLDSAGQFCRKYLNEWSSTFHNHAQVNFVTHTLMCPTHKTLSRFTPTIIQSQNVSSLQQLSIIDTQIVSSLHLKEIFAVSKWWKDLGLSKDLEFARDEPIKWYMWTMACLPDPRFSDERIELTKPLSLIYIIDDLFDIYGNVDQLTLFTEAVKRWDLAGIEQLPDCMKVCFKALYDTTNEFALRTHLKTGWNPISSLIKSWIKLLNAYLEEAKWFASGHVPTSEEYLKNAIVSTGVHVILVHAFFYMGQDISDKTFSIIDDFPTIISTTATILRLCDDLEGDKDDNCDGNDGSYSKCYMKDNPGVSIGQTREHMRKQISDAWKQLNKECLNTNELPSSFTKLCLNAARMVPIMYSYDGNTPSKLQEYVKSLLYDDCGYLQMLI; encoded by the exons ATGGCTTTTTCTCTCCATTGTCTTCAAAATATTTCTCCAAACAAAAGGTCAACTATTCTGGCTATCAAG GAAGCTCTTCATATAAGACATGCTAAAGCATTGGGTGAAGTTAAACGTTTATTTGTTAGCAAAAATACAGATGAACGTTTATCTATGGTGGACTCAATCCAAAGATTAGGCATTGAATACCTCTTTGAAGGTGAAATTGAAGCAACTCTTCAAAGGAATCATATGATGCTCAGATTCCAGAATATCCAAGGACTCTCACAAGTTGCATTCCAATTTCGCATGTTAAGACAACAAGGGTACTACATCCGACCGG ACATATTCAACATTTTCTGGGACAACAAAGGCAAACTCAAGGATACGTTTTGTAAGGATATAAATGATTTAGTTTCACTGTTTGAAGCCTCACAATTAAGCATAGAAGGAGAAGATTATCTTGACAGTGCAGGACAGTTCTGCCGCAAGTATCTTAATGAGTGGTCTTCGACGTTTCATAACCATGCTCAAGTCAATTTTGTAACACATACATTGATGTGTCCTACTCATAAAACTTTGTCAAGATTCACACCGACAATTATTCAATCACAAAATGTTTCCTCTTTACAACAGCTTTCCATAATTGACACTCAAATAGTTTCCTCTTTACATCTCAAGGAAATTTTCGCAGTTTCCAA ATGGTGGAAAGACTTAGGTTTGTCAAAGGACTTGGAATTTGCTAGAGATGAACCGATTAAGTGGTACATGTGGACTATGGCGTGTCTTCCAGATCCACGTTTTTCGGACGAAAGGATTGAGCTCACAAAGCCTCTGTCTCTAATCTACATCATTGATGATTTATTTGATATATATGGAAATGTTGATCAGCTCACTCTCTTTACAGAAGCTGTTAAGAG ATGGGATTTGGCAGGCATTGAACAATTACCAGACTGCATGAAAGTATGTTTTAAGGCTCTCTATGACACAACCAATGAATTTGCACTTAGGACACATCTCAAAACTGGATGGAATCCTATAAGTTCATTGATAAAATCG TGGATAAAACTTTTGAATGCATATCTGGAAGAAGCAAAATGGTTTGCTTCCGGGCATGTTCCAACCTCAGAGGAGTACTTGAAGAATGCAATAGTGAGCACCGGTGTGCATGTGATCCTTGTTCATGCTTTCTTTTACATGGGCCAAGATATATCGGACAAAACCTTTTCTATAATCGACGACTTCCCAACCATCATATCTACAACCGCGACAATTCTAAGGCTGTGTGATGATCTCGAAGGCGACAAG GATGATAATTGTGATGGTAACGATGGATCATACTCAAAGTGTTACATGAAGGATAACCCAGGAGTTAGTATTGGACAAACAAGAGAACATATGAGGAAACAAATTTCAGATGCATGGAAACAACTCAACAAAGAATGTTTGAACACAAACGAGTTACCTTCATCTTTTACTAAACTTTGTCTGAATGCTGCAAGGATGGTACCTATAATGTATAGTTATGATGGCAATACTCCTTCAAAGCTACAGGAGTATGTGAAATCATTGCTTTATGATGATTGTGGCTACTTACAAATGTTAATATAG